Proteins encoded by one window of Carassius auratus strain Wakin chromosome 24, ASM336829v1, whole genome shotgun sequence:
- the LOC113042341 gene encoding ubiquitin-like modifier-activating enzyme 5 isoform X1 encodes MTTVEELKLRIRELENELIKSKQKQSDAEHHLRPKIDQMSAEVVDSNPYSRLMALKRMGIVQDYERIRSYAVAVVGVGGVGSVTAEMLTRCGIGKLLLFDYDKVELANMNRLFFQPHQAGLSKVEAAEHTLRSINPDVPFESHNYNITTMDNFTHFMNRISHGGLEEGKPVDLVLSCVDNFEARMAINTACNELGQVWMESGVSENAVSGHIQLIIPGETACFACAPPLVVAANIDEKTLKRDGVCAASLPTTMGVVAGLLVQNVLKFLLGFGTVSYYLGYNAMQDFFPSMAMKANPQCDDRHCRRQQDEYKKKEVERPKQEVVQEEEEVVHEDNEWGIELVSEVSEAELQDASGPVPDLPEGITVAYTIPEKDGASGETVEETDQSLEELMAQMRKM; translated from the exons atgaccACCGTTGAGGAACTGAAGCTGCGAATCCGTGAGTTAGAAAATGAACTAATTAAATCCAAACAGAAGCAAAGTGATGCGGAACATCACCTCAGACCAAAGATTGATCAAATGAGTGCTGAAGTCGTAGACTCAAATCCATACAG TCGTCTGATGGCACTCAAAAGAATGGGCATAGTTCAAGACTACGAG AGGATCCGCTCGTATGCTGTGGCTGTGGTGGGAGTGGGAGGAGTGGGCAGTGTCACTGCAGAAATGCTCACCAGATGTGGCATTGGTAAG TTGCTGCTGTTTGACTATGATAAGGTGGAGTTGGCCAACATGAACCGGCTCTTCTTCCAGCCACATCAGGCAGGGCTCAGTAAAGTTGAGGCTGCAGAACACACTCTTAG GAGCATTAATCCAGATGTTCCTTTTGAGAGCCACAATTACAACATCACCACAATGGACAACTTCACGCACTTCATGAACCGCATTAG tCACGGAGGACTTGAGGAGGGAAAGCCGGTGGATTTGGTCCTCAGTTGTGTTGATAACTTTGAGGCTCGGATGGCCATTAATACG GCATGTAATGAGTTGGGTCAGGTCTGGATGGAGTCGGGTGTCAGTGAGAATGCCGTTTCTGGACACATTCAGCTCATCATCCCTGGAGAAACTGCTTGTTTTGCT tgtgCACCTCCTCTCGTAGTGGCTGCAAATATCGACGAGAAGACGTTGAAAAGGGACGGGGTTTGTGCTGCGAGTCTGCCCACCACAATGGGAGTGGTCGCCGGACTCCTTGTGCAGAACGTTTTGAA GTTTCTGTTGGGGTTTGGGACAGTGAGTTATTACCTGGGCTATAATGCCATGCAGGATTTCTTCCCGAGCATGGCAATGAAGGCCAACCCACAGTGTGACGACAGACACTGCAGACGACAACAGGACGAGTACAAG AAAAAAGAAGTAGAGCGGCCAAAGCAGGAAGTGGTACAGGAAGAAGAGGAAGTGGTGCATGAGGACAATGAATGGG GCATTGAGCTGGTTTCAGAGGTGTCAGAGGCAGAGCTTCAGGACGCATCGGGACCGGTACCAGATCTGCCCGAGGGCATTACTGTAGCCTACACCATACCTGAGAAG GATGGAGCGTCAGGGGAGACGGTGGAGGAAACCGATCAGAGTTTAGAAGAGCTGATGGCTCAGATGAGAAAGATGTAA
- the LOC113042341 gene encoding ubiquitin-like modifier-activating enzyme 5 isoform X2, translating into MLWLWWEWEEWAVSLQKCSPDVALLLLFDYDKVELANMNRLFFQPHQAGLSKVEAAEHTLRSINPDVPFESHNYNITTMDNFTHFMNRISHGGLEEGKPVDLVLSCVDNFEARMAINTACNELGQVWMESGVSENAVSGHIQLIIPGETACFACAPPLVVAANIDEKTLKRDGVCAASLPTTMGVVAGLLVQNVLKFLLGFGTVSYYLGYNAMQDFFPSMAMKANPQCDDRHCRRQQDEYKKKEVERPKQEVVQEEEEVVHEDNEWGIELVSEVSEAELQDASGPVPDLPEGITVAYTIPEKDGASGETVEETDQSLEELMAQMRKM; encoded by the exons ATGCTGTGGCTGTGGTGGGAGTGGGAGGAGTGGGCAGTGTCACTGCAGAAATGCTCACCAGATGTGGCATTG TTGCTGCTGTTTGACTATGATAAGGTGGAGTTGGCCAACATGAACCGGCTCTTCTTCCAGCCACATCAGGCAGGGCTCAGTAAAGTTGAGGCTGCAGAACACACTCTTAG GAGCATTAATCCAGATGTTCCTTTTGAGAGCCACAATTACAACATCACCACAATGGACAACTTCACGCACTTCATGAACCGCATTAG tCACGGAGGACTTGAGGAGGGAAAGCCGGTGGATTTGGTCCTCAGTTGTGTTGATAACTTTGAGGCTCGGATGGCCATTAATACG GCATGTAATGAGTTGGGTCAGGTCTGGATGGAGTCGGGTGTCAGTGAGAATGCCGTTTCTGGACACATTCAGCTCATCATCCCTGGAGAAACTGCTTGTTTTGCT tgtgCACCTCCTCTCGTAGTGGCTGCAAATATCGACGAGAAGACGTTGAAAAGGGACGGGGTTTGTGCTGCGAGTCTGCCCACCACAATGGGAGTGGTCGCCGGACTCCTTGTGCAGAACGTTTTGAA GTTTCTGTTGGGGTTTGGGACAGTGAGTTATTACCTGGGCTATAATGCCATGCAGGATTTCTTCCCGAGCATGGCAATGAAGGCCAACCCACAGTGTGACGACAGACACTGCAGACGACAACAGGACGAGTACAAG AAAAAAGAAGTAGAGCGGCCAAAGCAGGAAGTGGTACAGGAAGAAGAGGAAGTGGTGCATGAGGACAATGAATGGG GCATTGAGCTGGTTTCAGAGGTGTCAGAGGCAGAGCTTCAGGACGCATCGGGACCGGTACCAGATCTGCCCGAGGGCATTACTGTAGCCTACACCATACCTGAGAAG GATGGAGCGTCAGGGGAGACGGTGGAGGAAACCGATCAGAGTTTAGAAGAGCTGATGGCTCAGATGAGAAAGATGTAA